The following nucleotide sequence is from Terriglobales bacterium.
GTGAGAAACCTTTCTGCTTTTTCATTGTGCTCCTTTTGAGTGGCTGCTTCCGCCCTTTCTTCCTAAGGCCTCTGATCAGCCCGACGCCCTGTTACTCGCAGCTTGCCCGCCCTACGAGCACAACTGAATCAACAGCGCACGTTTTCCTGTGGAAATCTTAATAACGTTATATCAAATCAGCAGTTTATCTGCATACGACTTAGGTGGTAATGTATCGCTTTCATTGGTTTGTATTTACCACAAAGTAAACTAAAACGCCCAATCGACTGACAAAAACTGGCGTTCCTTAGCCATAGAATGTCATCTCCTGGGAAACTTGCACGAGATTCCACGCAGGAGGCAAACGCGGTGAATCCAAATGGCCGGGGAGAGCTTGGCCAATGGCAAATATTGAGCCCCGCGACCGCCGGGTCAGCGCGTTGTTGCTGAGCCAGGGTGCAGCTTGGCCCAATTTGGGAAGGGTTTCCCTGATCCGATCCCTGTTGTTTTGCAGAGGCGGAGGAGAATGCGAGTAAGTCACTTATTTTCCGTCAGTTACGGGAAAATCTGGGATTTCGCTGTTAATTCCCTGCGGCAAACGAAATTTCTCGTTTTTTGGGCAAAAATCTGATGGATTCGCCTGTGAACCCAAACCTTTCGCTGTAATATTCGCTGTTTGTGGAATTTGCTAATTTTGTGGCAGCGTTTGGCGGAATCCTCCGGGGGGGGCGGGGTCGCTAGCAGGCGAGCTGGTCTTGAGTGATTTTCAACCCGTCGAGGTTGCCGAGGACCGTTACCGCGATCTTCTCTGGATGGAACAGCTCTCGAGCCATCTCCTGGAGCTGCTCGGCGGTGACGCTCTCTATTCGCTCGATAATTTCGTCGAGGGAGAAGAAGCGGTCGAAGTACATTTCCTGCCGAGCAAGGTTCGACATGCGCGCCGTCGAAGACTCGAGGCTCAGCATCAGACTGCCTTTTAACTGCGCTTTAGCTCGGCTGACTTCCTCCAGCGGCACGGGCTCTTCTTTCAGGTTGCGGAACTCGCTTACCACGGACTCCACTACCTTCGCAGCCCATTCCTGCGAAGTCCCGGCGCAGACGGATAGACAGCCTGTGTCGCGATACGAGTTCAAGTCGCTGTAAATCGCGTAGCAAAGGCCTTGATTCTCGCGGATGTTCTGGAACAGACGCGAGCTCATCCCGCCGCCTAGCAGCGTGTTCAACACATATGCGACGTAGCGGCGATCGTCGGATATGTGAACCGCCGGCACGCCCATGCAGATCTGAACCTGCTCGAGCGATTTCTTATTGCGCGTCACAATTTTCGCGAATGTCTGTGGAGCGGGTTGCACGAAGCCGTTCTGCTTGGGCTTGAGTGCGGAGAACTTCTGCCGCACCAAATCAGCGAAATTATTGTGGTTGATGCTTCCGGCAGCGGCGACGATCATGTTGCCGGGATAGAAGAAGCTGCTGTAGTACTCGATCAGCATCTGTTGTTCGAATTTCCGCACGGTCTCTTTGGTGCCGAGGATCGGCTTGCCCAGTGGATGATCTTTCCAGAAATTCTGGGTGAAGATTTCATGGACGAGATAATCCGGGCTGTCCTCATCCATCTTGATTTCTTCAAGAATTACGCCGCGCTCGCGCACAATATCTTTCGCAGCGAACACCGGGTTCAGCACCAGGTCGGTGAGAATATCCATCGCGATGGGCAGATGCTCATCAAGGATCTTCACGTTGAAGCAGATGCATTCCTTAGCGGTGAATGCGTCCATGTTGCCGCCGATCGAATCGACCTGGCGTGCAATGTCCTGCGCCGAGCGGCTGGTCGTGCCTTTGAACAGCATGTGCTCGACAAAATGCGAGATGCCGTTGCGCTCGGACTCCTCATTGCGTGAGCCGGTCCGGATCCAGATGCCTATGGAGGCAGAGCGAATCTGCTGCATCTCCTCGGTGAGGATGGTGAGGCCGTTGGGCAGCACCTCACGTCGCACATTTCTTAATTCTTGAACCATCTAAGTCGTAGGATTGCTATTGTAAATCGGCTATCGGCTCTCGGCTGCTGGCTTTCGGCCAGGAAGTAAGCGGATCGCGTTGTCAAAGGCGCAAATAGGGACGTTGATCTCCACTCAGCTTACTTGTAAGTACTTGCAACGCTTAGGTTTCAGTGAACTGTGAAGAATAGCGACTGACGAGCGCCGAAAGCCGACGCCCAATACCCGATTCCAGTGTATTAGATGCCCGCCACCCCTCCACAGACGGAACTATTGAGCCTGTCAAATCAGGAACTTAGCGACCTTGTGCAAAATCTCGGCGAGCCCCGCTTTCGCGCCAGGCAGCTCGCCGACGCCATCTTCCGCCAGCGACGCGAGTCGCTTGCCGAAGTATCAAATCTGCCATCATCTCTGAAATCCCGATTGGCAGAAGGAGGGATGCACATTGGATTTCCGAAAATCGAAGCTAAATTCCAATCGGTTGATGGCACTGTCCGATACTTAATGGCATTCGTCGATGGGCAATCGGTTGAAGCCGTCTGGATGCCTGAAGGAGATTTCGGAGAAGCAGGAGACGGTAGCGAAGCTGGAGTCGAGGAGGAACAAAGCCTCGACGCCCCGAAGCTCCGAAGCCCTACCCCATCTCACGACTTAAGATCGAAAAGAGTCGCTGCGCAGCAATCGCCAGGACACACGAGAAGGGAACAGTATCGAACGCAAAGCTCAGCAGCTTCGCAGCTTCGGGGCTTCGAAGCTCCGCGGCGCAGTCGCGCAACTATTTGCGTCTCTTCTCAGGTTGGCTGCGCAGTCAATTGTCAGTTCTGCCTCACCGCCTTGCTGGGAATAAAGCGCAATCTTTCCCCGGGCGAAATTGTTGGACAGGTGCTTGCAGTTTTGCGCGACCACGCCGTCGATCTCGATCGCGAGCGCGTGAATATTGTGTTCATGGGAATGGGAGAACCCTTCCTGAATTACGAGAACTTCATGAAAGCGGTCCGCCTGCTGGTGGAGGAAGTTGGATTTCCGGAATCGCGGATGACAGTCTCCACGTCTGGAATCGTTCCGCGAATCCTCGATTTTGCGCGCGAGCCGGTACGCCCCAAGCTCGCAATCTCGCTGAACGCGCCGAACGACGAAATTCGCGAACGCGTGATGCCGATTACACGCAAATGGAATATTGAGGCGCTGCTCGATGCGGCACGGCAATTTCCGCTGCGTCCACGCGAACGCCTTACATTCGAATACGTGTTGCTTGCGGGAGTAAACGATGCTCCAGAGCACGCGCAGGAAGTGGCGCGTCGGGTGCAAGACATCCGCTGCAAGGTAAATCTGATTGCCTTCAATTCTGGCCCGGGCGTGGATTACACGATGCCTCAACACGATCGCGTGCTGGAGTTCCAGTCGATCCTTACCAAATCGGGAATCCCCGCCTTTATCCGACGTCCGCGAGGACGCGATATCTATGCTGCGTGCGGCCAGTTGAAGAGAACGGTGGAATGAAAGCGGCTGTTGGCACTAATAGCCTCCTGTGATTAGATGCTGCCATACGTACTTTTTCGGCGGCGGGACTTGTCAGGCGGACTGTCAGCATCGGGGACCTTCGCACGTGTGCCTGCTCTACATCACATGTCCGTTCGAACCGCTTTTCTTTTTTGCTTGCATCATCTTTTGCAATTTGGGAATGATCGCTTCGTAGTATTCGATTAGCGTTGATAGCCGTTGCGTCTCGGTAGGCATCGCGAGGATCGTTTGTTTAAAGTCGAGATCGACCGGTAGCTGCGAAATCAGGTAAAAGGAGAGGAATTCGTCTGGAGGATCCAATGTCGGGATCGCCTGTCCACTTGCTGCCATTAGGAGTAGTGAGTGATGAAGATCGAAAGCCTTTTTTTTCTCTGTCGATGTCGCATCAGGTCCGTCTTTAAGGAAAGTAACGTCGGCTTGCAAAAACGAGCGATCCTGATTTAGCTCAACGATCTCGAAGCGCCGCAGACCGCGTGTGACGATGTCCATTCTTCCATCGTCATACTTTTTCACAATGGTAACGACTTCCGCCGAGCAGCCGACTTGGGCAAGGCCGTCTTCGACTGCGCGTACCACACCAAAAGGCGCGTCCTGCTCCAAACACTCCCCGATCAGCTCTTTGTAGCGCGGCTCGAAGACGTGCAGCGGCAGAGCCATACCTGGGAAGAGCACTACATCGAGCGGAAAGAGAGGAAGGAGTTCGCTCACCACCCGATTCTAAATGACGCTCACGCGAGCTCAGAACGCGTTTCGCGTCAGCATTTTTCAAGTTCAACAGGTTGGTGAATAATCCACATCATGCGTTGCCGCGATCAGGTCGTAGTCATTACGGGCGCTTCGATGGGAATTGGCGAGGCGCTGACGCGTGCTTTCGCTGCCGAAGGCGCTCAGGTTGTAATGAGCTCGCGAAACCTGAAGGGTCTCGAAGAGGCGCGGACCAGATTGGGAATCCCAGAGAGAACCAGAGCGATCGCATGCGACGTTCGCGATCGCCGTCAGATCCAATCATTGGTCAGTCAAGCGCGTGACCACTTCGGGCAGATCGATGTGTGGGTAAATAACGCAGGCTACGGTCTGCTGGATTCAATCGCAACTATGTCTATGGAAGAATGCCGGCGAATCTTCGACACGAACCTGTTTGGCGCGATCGACTGTATGCAAGCCGTGATCCCGGTTTTCAAGAACCAACGATGGGGAACGATCATTAACATTTCGAGCATCGTAGGGCATCTCCCCGTTCCGCATCTCGGCGCGTACTCTGCTACCAAGCACGCGCTGAATGCGATCAGCGAAGCTGCCCGCCTGGAGCTGGAGCCTAGCGGCATGCGCGTTATAAGTGTGTGTCCAGGACGAATTCAAACGCAATTTGGAACGAACACGATCAGAGGATGGGAAGGTAAACGTCTGGGCGAGAGCTTCCAAAAAGGAATTTCCGCCGAGCGCTGTGCTCGCGCCATCTTGCGCGGTTACTTACGCGGTTCGCGGGAGGTATTCGTGCCTTGGCACGCAGGAGTCATTGCTCACCTTTACGAATTGTTTCCTGCTGTTGTCGAGTTTGCGATGAGAAGAATGGGTTAGCAAAACGTCCCACACAAGAGACAAAGGATGGCTCCGCACACTGCTATCACTCTACGGCGATGACGACAACCGTGGCGTCATCGTGGAAGCGCTCTTCGCAGTGAATACTTACGGCCTTCATGACCGCGCGCTGAATTTCTTCGGAAGAAGCGGTGCGATTTTGCACGACGATTTCTTTCACGCGCTGCATCCCGAATTCTTCATCGTGACGGCTCTCCACTTCGGTAATGCCATCGGTGTAAAGAATCAGCCGATCGCCGCTTTGAAGCTTCAGCTGCGTTTGCTCGTACGTCCACTCAGAAAATAGCCCGAGAACGCCTCCGCCTACACGCAGCTCCTGAGCTGTTCCGTCTGCATGCACGAGAATCGGAGGATTGTGGCCGGCATTGCTGTAGCAGAGAGTGCGCGATTCCGTATCAATGATCCCAAAAAAGAACGATACAAACTTGCCAATCGGCATGATCTCGCTCAGTGCTTCGTTCAGCGAGCTGCAGAGCTGCTGCGGGTGAACATCATGCGTAACGATGCTTTTCTCAAGCCCACGCAGGCTCGCTGTGAGCAGAGCGCCCGGAACTCCTTTACCTGCGACATCCGCGATGGAGACAGCAAACTTTGACGAGGTGAGCGGCGTGAGATGGCAATAGTCGCCGCCGACGTAGCGCATGGAACGCGAGTCTCCGCTCACTGTAATACCGTGCTGCTCGGGCAATCTCAGCGATAACAGCTTGCGCTGAATTTCTGCCGAGAGTTGCTGCTCTTCTTCGACCTCTGCACTCAAGCGGCGAGCCTGCTCGGCGCGTTCGATAAGATCGCGTGATTTTTGAATCAGCTGAGAATTCGTCCATGGCTTCTGGATGAAATCGGATGCGCCGCGCTGCAGTGCTTCTACGGCGAGTTCAATAGTTCCCCAGGCGGTTATGACCAAAACGGGAACGTTCGCGTTGATCTTGCGGATACTGGAGATCAGGTCCAGACCCTCGGTTCCGGAGGTGGTATCGAGGGTGTAGTTCAAATCGGTGATGAGCAGATCGAACTCGCCGGAGTTCAGTGCTTCGATGACAGCCGCAGGATGACTGACCGTCTTCGAATCAAACCCCTCCAGTTTCAACAGAAGAGCAATGGCGTGCAGAACGTCGGCTTGATCGTCGGCAACGAGTACACGCTTGGGCCGCGCCGCAACGCCAACTCCGGCGCCAAGGGATGAGAGATAAGAGCTATCGGTCACTGCAATCTCCGATTTGGGCAGGGAAGACAATGGGATGAGTCGAAGGAAACGGCATTTTAAACTGCAAACGGTCCCGCTCTGGTAATGAGCAAGCCCGATACCATCGTTCGCGCTTGCGACACGTCCGTTCATCCGGCAATATCTCTCAGTGATTGAAGAGCTTACGAGAACTCATCGAGACGATAGCGTTGGTTAGGTGTTCGAATCTGAAATGAAAGAAGGCAAAAGCGAACAGTCAGTTTTGGGAAGTCGCGAGAGCTGGGCCGTCTAGAACGTACCTGATCTTCCGAGCCAGAGCCTCGGTCGTGAATGGCTTTTGCAGAAAGGCGACGCCGGCGTTCAGAACGCCATGATGCACGATGGCATCGTCAGCATAGCCAGAGACGTACAACACCTTCATTTCCGGACGCACTTTAATTAAACGCTCAGCGAGTTCGCGTCCGCTCATCTGCTCCAGCACAACATCGGTAAGCAACAGATCGATTTTTCCGGAATGACGCTCGCACATCAGCAGTGCCTCGCCGCCGTGCCGCGATTCGAGAACGTTATAGCCGTGCTTATGCAGAACCTGGCGCATGAGAGCGCGGACGCCATCTTCGTCTTCCACCAGCAGAACGGTTTCGCTGCCGCGCCGAGCCGGCTGTTGCATAGTGCGCGCAGGCAGTTCCGCTGGAGCATCGACAGCGGGAAGATAGACTTTGAATGTCGAACCGATTCCCACTTCGGAATACACCCAGATGTAGCCGCCGCTCTGCTTGATGATTCCGTATACGGTCGAAAGTCCCAGGCCGGTGCCCTTGCCGATTTCTTTCGTGGTAAAAAACGGCTCAAAGATGCGCGACTTTACTTTGTCCGTCATTCCCGTTCCCGTATCGGTCACAGCAACCATCACGTAGGAGCCGGACTTCACAGAAACATGATCGCGGATGTAGTTGTCATCCAGATCGACGTTCCCGGTTTCAATGGTCAGCTTGCCGCCATTTGGCATGGCATCACGTGCATTCACGGCAAGGTTCATGAGTACCTGCTCGACCTGTCCGGGATCCGCTTTTACGCGCGCCAGCCCTGGCTCGAGCACTGTGAATAGATCGATGTCCTCGCCTAGCAGACGACGAAGGAGCTTGTCCATGTTCCCGACAACTGCATTGAGGTCGAGAATCTTCGGCGCGAGTACCTGCTGGCGGCTGAAGGCGAGAAGTTGCCGGGTGAGCGCGGCCGCGCGATCGGCGGCTTTCTTGATTTCGTCGACCTCTGAGCGCAAAGGATCGGCCCCATCGAGCTCGTCGAGCATCAGTTCGCTGTAGCCCTTCATCACCGTAAGCAGGTTATTGAAATCGTGTGCAATGCCGCCGGCGAGGCGGCCAATGGCTTCCATTTTCTGCGATTGGCGAAGCTGCTCCTCAAGCGCTCGGCGTTCGCTTACGTCTTCTGCAATCATCTCGAAGCCGAGAGTATCGCCGTGTTCGTTTTTGAAGACGTTTCCGCTTAGCCGGACTGTAATCGATCTGCCATCCTTCCGCTTCCAGCGCAGCTCGCAGCTTTCCAGGCATCCAGACTCGCGATAGGCGTGGATCACGGCTGCTCTCTGATCCGAATCCAGATAGATGTCGCGCGCCATATCGACGGCCATGAGTTCGTCCGCAGACGAATAGCCAAGCATCTTCACCAGCGCAGGATTCACGTCGAGGAACTTGCCATCGAGGCTGGAGCGATACATTCCATAGACCGCGCTCTCGACCAGCGAACGATGGCGAGCCTCAGAGGCGCGAAGAGCCTCTTCCTGCTGCTTTCGTACAAGCGCGACGGCGATGTGCTGCGAAACGTATGTGAGAATCTCGCGGTCATGCTCGCTATGCCGGAGGTTCGTGTCATGGCTCTGCAGAGCGATTACGCCGAATACCTTGTTGCCTTGACGAAGCGGAACTCCGAGCCAGTCGACGCAATCACGGCGCGTGCCGTCGATTTCGTTCTTGTTCTCAAGGTCACGGATTTTAGCGAAGTCCGCGAGCAGAGGTTTCCCATTTCGGAGCACATACTCGGTAAGGCCTTTGCCCAATTTGCGGCTCACCGGCGCCGGATCGTTTTCATCGACGAAGTAGGGAAAATGCAGCCGTTCGCCACTTTCGTCGAGAAGCGCGATGTAAAGATTGTTTGCGTACATCAATTCCCCAACAATCTTGTGGAGCGCCGGATAAAGCTGCTCCAGATCGACCACCGAATTGACACAGTCGCTGATGGAATGCAACGCACTCTGCAGGCGCTCCGAACGTTTGCGTTCAGTAATGTCAATCAGGGTGCCGACAATCGCTTCATCTTCGCTGTTTTCAAGCGTCACGTTTTCGAGCACCCAAACTTCTGACCCATCACGCTTGCGCAGGCGGAACTCAAGGTTGCTCAGGGCGCGTTCACTCTTCAGTCTCGCTATGTAGTCGGCACGTTGCTGTGGGCTGTAGTACGGATTGAAGTCGCCGGCAGCGATCATGTGCTCGCGCGATTGATAGCCGAAGATGTGCGCGAAGGAGTCGTTGCAATCGAGAAGGCGGCCGGATCGGCTGCTGAACACTCCTGCGAGATTGCGTTCGAAGAGACGCCGATATCGTTCTTCTGAACGCCGCAGCTCTAGTTCGGCTTCAAACCGATCGCCGATATAGCGAAAGCTGGCCAAAAGCCCGGCTTTGCGTCCTTGATGAATATAAGGGCTGCTAACCGCCTCAAATGACTTCCAACAGCCTGATTTGTGGCGTAGCCGGATGGCGATTGCTTCCCCTTCAGCCGGATCTTCGAGGCCTTGGCGGAATCCGGCGATGGCTGTCTCCAGGTCCTCGGGATGGACAAAATCGAATGACGAAACACCGATCATCTCTTCGGGTTGATATCCGAGATGCTGGACGATCGATTTGCTTTGGTAAATGATGGTGCCGCGTTCGTCGAGCAGCGACAGCATGTCCGATGATTGTTCGACAAACGCCCGGAAGCGATTTTCGGTGTCGCGGAGCGCCTGCTGAGTCTCGCGCAAGCTGACCGATTTCGGCGCTTTTCCGCGAGCGGGAAGGCGAGTTTCAGGCGTGCTGGTCACACGCGCAGGCTTGGGCTTAACGCCCATCGTAAGGGGACTCCTGCGTGGTCATTGGAAAGTGGGACTGCTGTTCGGGGGCGCAAATAATGTACCGCAAATTGGGCAGTACTAGAAAGGAAATACGACATTACTTTCGTTTACCAGGACGTCAGCTCCGGGAAGGGTTCATCCGGAGCG
It contains:
- a CDS encoding pitrilysin family protein, encoding MVQELRNVRREVLPNGLTILTEEMQQIRSASIGIWIRTGSRNEESERNGISHFVEHMLFKGTTSRSAQDIARQVDSIGGNMDAFTAKECICFNVKILDEHLPIAMDILTDLVLNPVFAAKDIVRERGVILEEIKMDEDSPDYLVHEIFTQNFWKDHPLGKPILGTKETVRKFEQQMLIEYYSSFFYPGNMIVAAAGSINHNNFADLVRQKFSALKPKQNGFVQPAPQTFAKIVTRNKKSLEQVQICMGVPAVHISDDRRYVAYVLNTLLGGGMSSRLFQNIRENQGLCYAIYSDLNSYRDTGCLSVCAGTSQEWAAKVVESVVSEFRNLKEEPVPLEEVSRAKAQLKGSLMLSLESSTARMSNLARQEMYFDRFFSLDEIIERIESVTAEQLQEMARELFHPEKIAVTVLGNLDGLKITQDQLAC
- a CDS encoding SDR family oxidoreductase, producing the protein MRCRDQVVVITGASMGIGEALTRAFAAEGAQVVMSSRNLKGLEEARTRLGIPERTRAIACDVRDRRQIQSLVSQARDHFGQIDVWVNNAGYGLLDSIATMSMEECRRIFDTNLFGAIDCMQAVIPVFKNQRWGTIINISSIVGHLPVPHLGAYSATKHALNAISEAARLELEPSGMRVISVCPGRIQTQFGTNTIRGWEGKRLGESFQKGISAERCARAILRGYLRGSREVFVPWHAGVIAHLYELFPAVVEFAMRRMG
- a CDS encoding LON peptidase substrate-binding domain-containing protein, translated to MSELLPLFPLDVVLFPGMALPLHVFEPRYKELIGECLEQDAPFGVVRAVEDGLAQVGCSAEVVTIVKKYDDGRMDIVTRGLRRFEIVELNQDRSFLQADVTFLKDGPDATSTEKKKAFDLHHSLLLMAASGQAIPTLDPPDEFLSFYLISQLPVDLDFKQTILAMPTETQRLSTLIEYYEAIIPKLQKMMQAKKKSGSNGHVM
- a CDS encoding SpoIIE family protein phosphatase — its product is MSSLPKSEIAVTDSSYLSSLGAGVGVAARPKRVLVADDQADVLHAIALLLKLEGFDSKTVSHPAAVIEALNSGEFDLLITDLNYTLDTTSGTEGLDLISSIRKINANVPVLVITAWGTIELAVEALQRGASDFIQKPWTNSQLIQKSRDLIERAEQARRLSAEVEEEQQLSAEIQRKLLSLRLPEQHGITVSGDSRSMRYVGGDYCHLTPLTSSKFAVSIADVAGKGVPGALLTASLRGLEKSIVTHDVHPQQLCSSLNEALSEIMPIGKFVSFFFGIIDTESRTLCYSNAGHNPPILVHADGTAQELRVGGGVLGLFSEWTYEQTQLKLQSGDRLILYTDGITEVESRHDEEFGMQRVKEIVVQNRTASSEEIQRAVMKAVSIHCEERFHDDATVVVIAVE
- the rlmN gene encoding 23S rRNA (adenine(2503)-C(2))-methyltransferase RlmN, with amino-acid sequence MPATPPQTELLSLSNQELSDLVQNLGEPRFRARQLADAIFRQRRESLAEVSNLPSSLKSRLAEGGMHIGFPKIEAKFQSVDGTVRYLMAFVDGQSVEAVWMPEGDFGEAGDGSEAGVEEEQSLDAPKLRSPTPSHDLRSKRVAAQQSPGHTRREQYRTQSSAASQLRGFEAPRRSRATICVSSQVGCAVNCQFCLTALLGIKRNLSPGEIVGQVLAVLRDHAVDLDRERVNIVFMGMGEPFLNYENFMKAVRLLVEEVGFPESRMTVSTSGIVPRILDFAREPVRPKLAISLNAPNDEIRERVMPITRKWNIEALLDAARQFPLRPRERLTFEYVLLAGVNDAPEHAQEVARRVQDIRCKVNLIAFNSGPGVDYTMPQHDRVLEFQSILTKSGIPAFIRRPRGRDIYAACGQLKRTVE
- a CDS encoding PAS domain S-box protein, with the protein product MGVKPKPARVTSTPETRLPARGKAPKSVSLRETQQALRDTENRFRAFVEQSSDMLSLLDERGTIIYQSKSIVQHLGYQPEEMIGVSSFDFVHPEDLETAIAGFRQGLEDPAEGEAIAIRLRHKSGCWKSFEAVSSPYIHQGRKAGLLASFRYIGDRFEAELELRRSEERYRRLFERNLAGVFSSRSGRLLDCNDSFAHIFGYQSREHMIAAGDFNPYYSPQQRADYIARLKSERALSNLEFRLRKRDGSEVWVLENVTLENSEDEAIVGTLIDITERKRSERLQSALHSISDCVNSVVDLEQLYPALHKIVGELMYANNLYIALLDESGERLHFPYFVDENDPAPVSRKLGKGLTEYVLRNGKPLLADFAKIRDLENKNEIDGTRRDCVDWLGVPLRQGNKVFGVIALQSHDTNLRHSEHDREILTYVSQHIAVALVRKQQEEALRASEARHRSLVESAVYGMYRSSLDGKFLDVNPALVKMLGYSSADELMAVDMARDIYLDSDQRAAVIHAYRESGCLESCELRWKRKDGRSITVRLSGNVFKNEHGDTLGFEMIAEDVSERRALEEQLRQSQKMEAIGRLAGGIAHDFNNLLTVMKGYSELMLDELDGADPLRSEVDEIKKAADRAAALTRQLLAFSRQQVLAPKILDLNAVVGNMDKLLRRLLGEDIDLFTVLEPGLARVKADPGQVEQVLMNLAVNARDAMPNGGKLTIETGNVDLDDNYIRDHVSVKSGSYVMVAVTDTGTGMTDKVKSRIFEPFFTTKEIGKGTGLGLSTVYGIIKQSGGYIWVYSEVGIGSTFKVYLPAVDAPAELPARTMQQPARRGSETVLLVEDEDGVRALMRQVLHKHGYNVLESRHGGEALLMCERHSGKIDLLLTDVVLEQMSGRELAERLIKVRPEMKVLYVSGYADDAIVHHGVLNAGVAFLQKPFTTEALARKIRYVLDGPALATSQN